One genomic segment of Oceanispirochaeta sp. includes these proteins:
- a CDS encoding Na+/H+ antiporter NhaC family protein: MSNQDKDESMLKIGLKPFLTAFGILFILIMVSGFLTRWIPAGNYERILEEGRLKVVADSFAYVESAGYPVWRWFTAPVEVIWGDNWLMVLVLSLFMVFLGGSFTVLEKGGVMQELLAGTVRRFKDRKYVFMAIIIFVMMFLAAFVGVYEGLVPLIVIIVPLALALGWDSLTGLGMSLLALSFGFAAAVTNPFTIAVAQKLSGLPLFSGAWFRILFFIAVYIICFLSVRGYAKKIDKNPKSSAVYEADKVLKERFSLEKVLQAGNEASPAKVKAALFFGICLGVAIVFMILAGIIPGIPSDAAFPTVALLFLIGGTGAGIIVGYKGMELLRILISGAMNMMPGIVLILMAMSVPHIMTRGQVMDTILYHASEMISGTNPYIAAFYIYVLTLFLNFFISSASAKAFLVMPIIAPLADLVGLTRQTAVFAFDMGDGFSNMIFPTNALLLIGLSFTVVSYPQWIRWTWKMQLAIAGISMVFLMGAVAIGFGPF, from the coding sequence ATGAGCAACCAAGACAAAGATGAATCTATGCTGAAAATAGGGCTGAAACCCTTCCTTACCGCCTTCGGGATACTCTTTATCCTGATCATGGTATCGGGATTCCTTACCCGCTGGATTCCAGCCGGAAACTATGAACGCATCCTGGAAGAGGGACGGCTGAAAGTCGTAGCCGATTCCTTCGCCTATGTTGAATCTGCCGGTTATCCCGTCTGGCGCTGGTTTACCGCACCGGTCGAGGTCATCTGGGGGGACAACTGGCTGATGGTCCTCGTCCTCTCCCTGTTTATGGTCTTTCTGGGCGGCTCTTTTACGGTTCTCGAAAAAGGCGGTGTCATGCAGGAGCTCCTCGCAGGAACGGTGCGCCGTTTCAAAGACCGCAAATATGTCTTCATGGCCATTATAATCTTTGTCATGATGTTTCTGGCCGCTTTTGTCGGGGTCTATGAAGGACTGGTCCCTCTCATCGTCATCATTGTCCCCCTGGCTCTGGCACTGGGATGGGATTCTCTCACCGGCCTGGGAATGAGTCTTCTGGCCCTGAGCTTTGGGTTTGCCGCAGCCGTCACCAATCCCTTTACCATAGCGGTGGCCCAGAAACTGTCGGGCCTCCCCCTCTTTTCGGGAGCCTGGTTCAGAATTCTATTCTTTATTGCCGTCTACATTATCTGTTTCCTCTCCGTCAGGGGTTATGCCAAAAAGATTGACAAAAACCCGAAATCGTCTGCGGTGTATGAGGCGGACAAGGTTCTAAAGGAACGGTTTTCACTTGAAAAGGTACTTCAGGCAGGCAACGAAGCCAGTCCGGCCAAGGTCAAGGCGGCTCTGTTTTTCGGCATCTGTCTGGGAGTGGCCATCGTTTTTATGATTCTTGCCGGAATCATTCCCGGGATACCCTCGGACGCAGCCTTCCCGACAGTCGCCCTCCTCTTTCTTATCGGAGGAACCGGAGCGGGCATCATTGTGGGCTATAAGGGAATGGAACTCCTGAGGATTCTGATCTCGGGAGCCATGAACATGATGCCGGGGATCGTCCTGATTCTCATGGCCATGAGCGTTCCTCACATCATGACCCGGGGACAGGTCATGGATACCATCCTCTATCATGCCAGCGAAATGATCAGCGGAACCAATCCCTACATCGCGGCATTCTATATCTATGTGCTCACCCTCTTTCTGAACTTCTTCATCAGCAGCGCCTCTGCCAAGGCCTTTCTTGTCATGCCTATCATCGCCCCCCTGGCCGACCTGGTGGGACTGACCCGTCAGACAGCGGTGTTTGCCTTTGATATGGGAGACGGATTTTCGAATATGATCTTTCCGACCAATGCCCTGCTGCTCATCGGCCTCAGTTTCACCGTTGTCAGTTATCCCCAATGGATAAGATGGACCTGGAAGATGCAATTGGCCATTGCCGGTATTTCTATGGTCTTTCTGATGGGTGCTGTAGCCATAGGGTTTGGACCGTTTTAA
- a CDS encoding tocopherol cyclase family protein has translation MKSFLNPAPFQGKFKRKFYFEGWYLKHVSSDKSRVLSFIPGVSLSREGNHCFIQVIDGISGQTWYCSYPLESFEADRKHFSIRLGDSLFSQEGCRIRIDEKDLQVSGDLQYEQSLSFPRSFSNPGIMGWFSYIPGMECRHDVLSMNHFIKGELLFNQQKIDFTEGLGYIEKDWGWNFPSSYIWLQCNNFDEPDTSFMLAVALIPLGPICFTGFLGFFHNRGQTRVFGTWNRWRISSLDFQGIGKGSFTLTDGKESLSCRVEGKEGGSLKAPAKGAMSQVIKESVNSDIVIDFKNSEGGLRTISGSPAGFEERGVLNKR, from the coding sequence ATGAAATCATTTCTAAATCCAGCCCCTTTCCAGGGGAAGTTTAAAAGAAAATTCTATTTTGAGGGCTGGTACCTCAAACATGTCAGTTCTGACAAATCCCGGGTCCTTTCATTTATTCCGGGTGTTTCCCTGTCCCGGGAGGGAAATCATTGCTTTATTCAGGTCATCGATGGAATCAGCGGTCAAACCTGGTATTGCAGCTACCCCCTGGAATCCTTTGAGGCCGACCGGAAACATTTTTCCATCAGACTGGGAGATTCCCTGTTCTCACAGGAGGGCTGCCGTATCAGGATTGATGAGAAGGATCTGCAGGTTTCGGGAGATCTTCAATATGAGCAGTCCCTTTCCTTTCCCCGATCATTCTCAAACCCCGGAATTATGGGTTGGTTTTCTTATATTCCGGGTATGGAATGCCGGCACGATGTTCTGTCGATGAATCATTTTATCAAGGGAGAACTCCTGTTTAATCAGCAAAAGATCGATTTTACAGAGGGCCTGGGGTATATAGAGAAAGACTGGGGGTGGAATTTCCCCTCGTCCTATATCTGGCTTCAGTGCAATAATTTTGATGAACCCGATACTTCTTTTATGCTGGCTGTGGCCCTGATTCCTCTGGGACCCATCTGCTTTACCGGGTTTTTGGGGTTTTTTCATAATCGAGGACAGACAAGAGTCTTTGGTACATGGAACCGCTGGCGGATTTCATCCCTGGATTTTCAGGGGATCGGGAAAGGTAGTTTCACATTGACTGACGGGAAGGAGTCCCTAAGCTGCCGGGTGGAGGGCAAAGAGGGCGGTTCTCTCAAGGCTCCCGCAAAAGGGGCCATGAGCCAGGTGATTAAGGAGAGTGTGAACTCGGATATAGTGATTGATTTCAAAAATAGTGAAGGAGGTCTGAGGACCATTTCCGGCTCCCCTGCGGGATTTGAGGAAAGGGGTGTCTTGAATAAAAGATAA
- a CDS encoding methyl-accepting chemotaxis protein codes for MKLRTQLLLNTFFVIILFILSYAVIIIELQKVQKLQSLSESAIRLQIAGRDFHISTNQVFMERNEFSILIKNWKEKSNQFELTLKDLINQSARINLPDEIISSLDSLSNSASAQKAYRDPFEESTRMILEDSKLSSKVQFSGLHGYFLSRSPDEDPGWQLLLGDLEKNVENVYKGYSTLNNSLTNLTNRLDSYQSELIQRDALFLFLMILLITSFSIIYVILFSQKLSQNFTHLEATMKHLADRDLTISTDLKGSREVVALGSHINGVAESFKSFIQEVNQVSDQTICLQDTLAAGTAETLAALQQITKTIDVLEKTIATMEGDTDKTEESVHSISLQIQHLNENINNQYTLIQSNLSANEQISASVISISRLAEQGNEKSSVMVGKLIEGEDLVESSHNIIMKVSNTIQEVMAVTGIINEISDQTNILSMNASIESAHAGEAGKGFAVVAEEIRNLAESTSENSHQIDETLKKVSLQIDEALKASTESYKSVGYLKEGLTDLSGSLIEINQGMSELSAASREIVHSSQTLNSITVSISDSSQQIQGKADDIGNAVSTMKSGTENVSHSIREIGDGSREITKTMIDVHKVSEENKEGLSRLNDVVHSFKINDPAPQECVENEAFMELDTES; via the coding sequence ATGAAACTTAGAACACAATTACTTCTCAATACCTTTTTCGTGATAATCCTGTTTATCCTCTCCTATGCAGTCATCATCATTGAATTACAAAAGGTTCAGAAACTTCAGTCTCTTTCCGAATCTGCTATCAGACTGCAAATTGCAGGCCGAGACTTCCATATCAGTACCAACCAGGTTTTTATGGAACGGAATGAGTTTTCCATACTGATCAAGAACTGGAAAGAAAAATCAAATCAATTTGAACTCACCCTGAAAGACCTGATCAATCAGAGTGCCCGAATAAACCTCCCCGATGAAATCATTTCGTCTCTGGATTCCCTGTCCAACAGTGCTTCTGCTCAAAAGGCATACAGGGACCCCTTTGAAGAATCCACCCGCATGATACTCGAAGATTCGAAGCTTTCCTCTAAAGTTCAATTCAGTGGTCTCCACGGATACTTCCTAAGCCGCAGCCCTGATGAAGATCCAGGGTGGCAGCTTCTCCTTGGAGATTTGGAAAAGAATGTGGAAAATGTATACAAAGGCTACAGCACTCTGAACAACAGCCTGACAAACCTTACAAACCGTCTGGATTCCTATCAGTCAGAATTAATTCAGCGTGATGCCCTGTTTCTTTTTCTCATGATTCTTCTTATTACATCATTCAGTATCATCTATGTCATCCTTTTCAGTCAGAAGCTTTCACAGAATTTCACTCACCTGGAAGCCACAATGAAACACCTGGCGGATAGAGACCTCACAATTTCTACCGATTTAAAAGGCAGCCGGGAAGTGGTGGCATTGGGATCTCATATCAATGGAGTAGCAGAATCCTTTAAAAGTTTCATTCAGGAAGTCAACCAGGTTTCTGATCAGACCATCTGCCTCCAGGACACACTGGCTGCGGGAACAGCCGAAACCCTGGCGGCCCTGCAGCAGATCACAAAAACCATTGATGTTCTGGAAAAGACAATTGCCACGATGGAAGGGGATACAGACAAGACAGAAGAATCGGTGCATTCCATCTCCCTTCAGATACAGCATCTGAACGAAAACATTAACAATCAATACACCCTGATCCAGTCAAACTTGAGCGCTAATGAGCAAATATCCGCCTCCGTGATCAGCATCAGCAGGCTGGCGGAACAGGGAAATGAAAAGTCCTCCGTCATGGTTGGAAAGCTTATTGAGGGAGAAGATCTGGTCGAGTCCTCTCACAACATTATCATGAAGGTCTCAAATACAATCCAGGAAGTCATGGCCGTGACAGGGATCATCAACGAAATTTCTGATCAAACCAATATTCTCTCTATGAATGCCTCCATTGAATCGGCCCATGCCGGAGAAGCGGGAAAGGGTTTTGCAGTAGTGGCGGAAGAAATCCGGAATCTGGCTGAATCGACCTCTGAAAACTCCCATCAGATTGACGAAACCCTGAAAAAAGTCTCCCTCCAGATAGACGAAGCACTCAAGGCAAGTACAGAGAGTTATAAATCCGTAGGGTACCTGAAGGAAGGCCTCACAGATCTGTCGGGATCTCTGATTGAAATTAATCAAGGCATGAGCGAATTATCGGCAGCCAGCAGAGAAATTGTTCATTCATCACAGACCCTGAATTCTATCACCGTCAGCATCAGTGATTCGTCTCAGCAGATTCAGGGTAAGGCGGATGACATCGGGAATGCCGTATCTACCATGAAAAGCGGAACGGAAAATGTATCTCACAGCATCAGAGAGATTGGTGACGGAAGCCGTGAAATCACAAAAACAATGATTGATGTTCATAAGGTCAGCGAAGAAAACAAAGAAGGGTTGAGCCGTCTGAATGACGTCGTTCACAGCTTCAAAATCAATGACCCGGCCCCCCAGGAATGCGTAGAAAACGAAGCATTTATGGAACTGGACACAGAATCCTGA
- a CDS encoding HTH domain-containing protein — MVNTTKIEILNQLKDSTLWHSGEQISREMGISRVAVWKQIKSLSEQGYPIESSPRGYRIIQEKDTLSALEFKPDSGILYYDELNSTMNEAQLQIIRQPGEVKNFLILADHQSGGVGRDQQSWDSPSGGIYLTFVTRNVFDRKEVPLMKKRGILTVLKTLAELKIPDLSYSPAGDLFLGKKKGAGVLEEYQVRGNKVQWFALGLGLHLNDSPEKTDTMTSVLKHSGKIFHRADIVRILKKNWESSLTLKAARVEEQLGDYPQRHSPVE, encoded by the coding sequence ATGGTTAACACAACAAAGATTGAGATACTGAATCAACTGAAAGACTCAACCCTGTGGCACTCGGGCGAACAGATCAGCCGGGAAATGGGAATCAGCCGTGTGGCTGTGTGGAAACAGATCAAGTCACTCAGCGAGCAGGGTTATCCCATTGAATCCAGCCCCAGGGGATATCGAATAATCCAGGAGAAGGACACTTTGTCCGCCCTGGAATTCAAACCGGATTCAGGCATTCTCTACTATGACGAGCTGAACTCAACCATGAATGAAGCGCAGCTTCAGATCATCCGTCAGCCCGGGGAAGTCAAAAACTTTCTGATTTTGGCAGATCATCAATCCGGCGGGGTCGGCAGGGATCAACAGAGCTGGGACTCCCCCAGCGGTGGAATCTACCTGACCTTTGTTACCAGGAATGTTTTTGACAGGAAGGAAGTTCCCCTTATGAAAAAGCGGGGGATTCTCACAGTCCTGAAGACCCTGGCAGAACTGAAGATACCGGATCTCAGCTATTCCCCTGCGGGAGATCTGTTTTTGGGGAAGAAAAAAGGAGCCGGTGTACTGGAAGAATACCAGGTCAGAGGGAACAAGGTTCAATGGTTTGCCCTGGGACTGGGGCTTCACCTCAATGACAGCCCGGAAAAGACAGACACCATGACCTCGGTTCTGAAACACTCGGGAAAGATCTTTCACCGAGCCGACATTGTCCGTATATTGAAAAAGAACTGGGAATCATCCCTGACACTGAAGGCCGCCAGGGTGGAAGAACAACTGGGAGACTATCCGCAGAGGCACTCTCCAGTCGAATAA
- a CDS encoding biotin transporter BioY has protein sequence MSKQLIRRTVLTAVFTALIAASSLFVLPVGPVPVVMTTLFVVLSGMLGGPWIGLSSVITYLLLGIIGLPVFAGGTAGLAKVMGPTGGFLIGYILAALAGGLLFHPKEGGSRGMTMVLAALSALIAGALIYVPGLPWLKYSLSMDWATAIKAGLLPFIPGFLIKTAAATALAFSMKDRFRDFLKSGEEE, from the coding sequence ATGTCAAAACAATTAATAAGAAGGACGGTCCTCACAGCTGTTTTTACGGCTCTTATCGCCGCCAGTTCTCTCTTCGTCCTTCCCGTCGGGCCGGTACCAGTGGTCATGACGACCCTCTTCGTGGTTCTCAGTGGAATGCTCGGAGGTCCCTGGATCGGTTTGTCCAGTGTTATTACCTACCTCCTTCTGGGTATCATCGGTCTTCCTGTATTTGCAGGCGGTACCGCCGGTCTCGCCAAGGTGATGGGGCCAACAGGTGGTTTTCTCATCGGTTATATCCTGGCAGCTCTGGCAGGAGGATTACTCTTTCATCCAAAAGAAGGCGGCTCCAGAGGGATGACAATGGTTCTGGCTGCCCTGTCGGCATTGATTGCGGGGGCCCTTATTTATGTTCCAGGTCTGCCCTGGCTCAAATACAGCCTCTCCATGGACTGGGCGACAGCGATAAAGGCGGGACTCCTTCCCTTTATTCCCGGATTTTTGATCAAGACCGCTGCAGCAACAGCACTGGCATTCTCCATGAAAGACAGATTCCGTGATTTTCTGAAATCCGGAGAAGAAGAATAA
- a CDS encoding energy-coupling factor ABC transporter ATP-binding protein, producing MLEVKGLNRSYGSAGKVLNNINLRFQDGSFTIIAGPNGSGKTQLMRHLNGLLKPQSGQILLDETDIQKNLMEVRRQIGLVFQNADSQIVGQTVASDIAFGPENLRWSREKINLKVEKILQELSITELKNRRPHTLSGGEKRRCVLAAVLVMDPRIIVLDEPFTGLDRQGVEDVLKDITRLHREGKTIILITHDLEKSLAHCDRLILMDRGCIQKEGPPGDLLSELENFGIRKPWGPDRSIESMTWLRS from the coding sequence TTGCTTGAAGTCAAAGGACTGAACCGGAGCTATGGCTCCGCCGGGAAAGTACTGAACAATATTAACCTCCGATTTCAAGACGGAAGTTTTACTATTATTGCCGGACCCAACGGCTCCGGGAAGACTCAATTGATGAGGCATCTGAATGGACTCCTCAAACCCCAATCCGGTCAGATCCTGCTGGATGAAACAGACATACAGAAGAATCTGATGGAAGTCAGGCGGCAGATCGGCCTGGTATTTCAGAATGCAGACAGCCAGATTGTCGGGCAGACAGTCGCCTCGGATATTGCCTTTGGTCCGGAAAACCTCAGGTGGTCCCGGGAGAAGATCAACCTGAAGGTCGAAAAAATACTCCAGGAATTATCCATCACAGAATTGAAGAATAGAAGACCCCACACCCTCTCAGGAGGAGAAAAAAGACGCTGTGTCCTGGCGGCCGTTCTCGTCATGGATCCAAGGATCATCGTATTGGATGAACCCTTTACCGGTTTGGACCGTCAGGGTGTTGAAGATGTCCTGAAGGACATAACCCGTCTTCACAGGGAAGGTAAGACCATCATACTCATCACTCATGATCTTGAAAAATCCCTGGCCCATTGTGACAGACTGATCCTGATGGACCGGGGATGTATTCAGAAAGAAGGTCCTCCCGGGGATCTGCTTTCTGAACTCGAGAATTTCGGGATCAGAAAGCCCTGGGGTCCTGATAGAAGCATTGAGAGTATGACTTGGCTGAGGTCATGA
- a CDS encoding energy-coupling factor transporter transmembrane protein EcfT: protein MAEVMIFHFNPGESPLHRTDVRVKLIGMISLSLLLLSVSVFRLVSLLPFLLTLHISIRKESGKTEISPLLMIMPLIIFTGNFLSLGSTGRGLLFFALETALLRTFRFVFILWMAHLFTISTDPMTITPALYGFLKYIPLLPAARLSTQMGLSLTLIPLMLDEMTEIRDAMRSRCGWSPLRPLKNIFHMGLPLLDGVLAKAESLSDAMESRLYNEEATEPEGLSNSSTLVHTLILFVLILFILLTERLIKADYGLIRFY, encoded by the coding sequence TTGGCTGAGGTCATGATTTTTCATTTCAACCCGGGAGAATCCCCGCTCCACAGAACAGATGTCAGGGTCAAACTAATCGGCATGATCAGCCTCAGTCTCCTTCTGCTGTCGGTGAGTGTATTCAGACTTGTATCTTTACTCCCCTTTTTGCTGACTCTTCATATTTCTATCCGGAAAGAAAGCGGAAAGACTGAGATATCCCCCCTATTGATGATCATGCCGTTGATTATTTTTACAGGGAATTTCCTGTCACTGGGATCTACCGGCAGAGGACTCCTGTTCTTTGCTCTCGAAACCGCCCTGTTGCGAACATTTCGCTTTGTATTCATCCTCTGGATGGCCCATCTTTTCACGATCTCGACGGACCCCATGACCATAACACCGGCGTTATACGGTTTTCTCAAGTACATCCCCCTCCTGCCTGCCGCAAGGCTCAGCACCCAGATGGGCCTGTCCCTCACCCTGATACCTCTGATGCTGGATGAAATGACCGAAATCCGGGATGCCATGAGATCCAGATGCGGGTGGAGTCCCCTGCGGCCCTTGAAGAATATTTTTCATATGGGTCTTCCTCTGCTGGACGGGGTCCTGGCAAAAGCCGAGTCACTGTCGGATGCCATGGAATCCAGACTGTATAACGAAGAGGCAACAGAACCTGAGGGACTCTCTAATTCTTCCACCCTGGTTCATACATTGATTCTTTTTGTCCTGATTCTTTTCATACTATTAACAGAGAGATTGATAAAAGCAGATTACGGTCTTATACGGTTTTACTGA
- the nifA gene encoding nif-specific transcriptional activator NifA, protein MSEEALNSKHYRRKIKELTLLFEISQILDQDMNLKEVITPLLEPLAENIGMERGTITLLNRKTGKISIEAAYGLSDEEKTKGNYKIGEGVTGKVVQSGQPMIIPDIKSEPSFLDRTGARKSKSRKTSFICVPIKSGNEVIGAFSVDRPNLDSSMDLEEDVQLLTIVASMIARAVKLRQHSEEEKQKLLEENTRLQNELKDRFQPDNMIGNSQAMQEVFDLIAQVSKSEATVMIRGESGTGKELVAHAIHYNSLRAEKPFIKVNCAALPESVIESELFGHEKGAFTGAFATRKGRFEMADGGTIFLDEIGDISAMTQIKLLRVLQEREIERVGGTQTIKINVRIIAATNRNLEKEILTGTFREDLYYRLNVFPIHIPPLRERKTDLMLLGDFFTEKYSQKNRKQVKRISSSAIDLLMSYHWPGNVRELENCIERAVLLSTDQVIHAYHLPPSLQSAESSDTDLHTTLLQSVENLEKELIKEALKSNRGNMAKAARKLDITERIMGLRVKRYDIDYRKYRTNM, encoded by the coding sequence ATGTCAGAAGAAGCCCTCAACTCAAAGCATTACAGAAGAAAAATCAAAGAATTAACTCTCCTATTCGAAATCAGTCAGATCCTGGATCAGGATATGAATCTGAAAGAGGTCATCACTCCCCTCCTGGAACCACTGGCCGAGAATATCGGCATGGAAAGGGGAACCATTACCCTGCTGAACCGTAAAACCGGAAAGATCTCCATTGAAGCCGCCTATGGACTCTCGGATGAAGAGAAAACAAAGGGCAACTACAAAATCGGAGAGGGTGTCACAGGGAAGGTTGTCCAATCCGGACAGCCCATGATCATACCGGATATTAAATCAGAACCGTCCTTCCTGGACAGAACCGGTGCCAGAAAAAGTAAAAGCAGAAAAACATCCTTCATCTGTGTCCCCATTAAAAGCGGAAACGAAGTGATCGGAGCCTTCAGCGTCGATAGACCCAATCTGGATTCATCCATGGATCTGGAAGAGGATGTCCAGCTACTAACCATTGTTGCCAGTATGATTGCCAGAGCCGTCAAGCTGAGGCAGCACTCTGAAGAGGAAAAGCAGAAACTTCTGGAAGAGAACACACGCCTTCAAAATGAACTGAAAGACCGTTTCCAGCCGGATAATATGATTGGTAACTCCCAGGCCATGCAGGAGGTCTTCGACCTGATCGCCCAGGTTTCAAAAAGCGAAGCTACTGTCATGATCAGGGGTGAAAGCGGCACCGGGAAGGAATTGGTTGCCCATGCCATCCACTACAACAGCCTCCGGGCGGAGAAACCTTTTATCAAGGTGAACTGCGCCGCTCTGCCGGAGAGTGTCATAGAAAGTGAACTCTTCGGACATGAGAAAGGAGCCTTTACAGGAGCCTTTGCGACCCGAAAAGGCCGCTTTGAAATGGCTGATGGGGGAACCATCTTTCTAGATGAAATTGGGGATATCTCAGCCATGACCCAGATCAAACTTCTCCGAGTCCTACAGGAACGAGAAATAGAACGAGTCGGCGGCACCCAGACAATAAAAATCAATGTCCGCATTATCGCAGCTACCAACCGGAACCTGGAAAAAGAAATTTTAACAGGAACCTTCCGGGAAGACCTCTATTACAGACTCAATGTGTTCCCCATTCACATACCGCCCTTGAGGGAGAGAAAAACAGATCTGATGCTGCTGGGCGACTTTTTTACCGAAAAATATAGTCAGAAAAACCGAAAACAGGTGAAAAGGATCTCCAGTTCAGCCATCGATCTTTTAATGAGCTACCATTGGCCGGGGAATGTCAGGGAACTTGAAAACTGTATTGAACGAGCCGTGCTCCTCAGTACGGATCAGGTCATCCATGCCTATCATCTCCCCCCCAGCCTGCAATCAGCCGAGTCTTCAGATACAGACCTGCACACCACATTGCTCCAGTCTGTAGAGAATCTTGAAAAGGAGCTCATTAAAGAAGCCTTGAAATCCAACCGGGGCAATATGGCCAAAGCCGCCAGAAAGCTTGATATTACCGAAAGAATCATGGGACTGCGGGTGAAAAGATATGATATCG